In one window of Thermodesulfobacteriota bacterium DNA:
- a CDS encoding response regulator — MENQKEIINWVASVEDTASKVYAAAAAAFEDDSELAGLLRHLSDEERTHHELVLRAGDALSGREDGLVVSLDPETRQRVEKPFQELSSGLESGTLSREELLGHIITIEFSEFNDIFLYFMDVLRERSPEEFSSVAREMNGHKDHIREFLSGRPGLDALLERALRLPRVARERILLVEDNEMNLKLLGAVLAGEGIIETATNGRDALKAIESGPPFAAVVSDVDLPGMNGIELYLKAVEVSPCYKSRFVFITASADPESVRFIMGRDLKLLRKPAPINVIRLRVREIVNSGKG, encoded by the coding sequence ATGGAAAATCAAAAAGAGATCATAAACTGGGTCGCATCGGTCGAGGACACGGCCTCGAAGGTCTACGCAGCCGCGGCAGCCGCCTTTGAGGACGATAGCGAGCTCGCGGGCCTCCTCAGGCATCTATCGGATGAAGAGAGGACGCACCATGAGCTGGTACTCCGCGCCGGAGATGCACTCTCCGGACGGGAAGACGGCCTGGTAGTCTCCCTCGACCCGGAGACCAGGCAGAGGGTCGAGAAGCCGTTCCAGGAGCTTTCTTCAGGGCTTGAGAGCGGCACACTCTCCAGGGAAGAGCTCCTCGGCCACATTATAACCATTGAGTTTTCCGAGTTCAACGACATCTTCCTTTATTTCATGGACGTCCTCAGGGAAAGGTCGCCGGAAGAGTTCAGCTCGGTCGCACGGGAAATGAACGGGCACAAGGACCACATAAGGGAGTTCCTTTCCGGAAGGCCCGGGCTTGATGCGCTTCTGGAGAGGGCCCTGAGGCTGCCGAGGGTGGCAAGGGAAAGGATACTCCTCGTTGAGGACAATGAGATGAACCTCAAGCTCCTCGGGGCGGTGCTGGCCGGAGAGGGGATTATCGAGACCGCGACGAACGGCCGAGACGCGCTTAAGGCCATCGAATCCGGCCCCCCGTTCGCGGCGGTAGTATCCGACGTCGACCTGCCTGGGATGAACGGGATAGAGCTCTACCTGAAGGCCGTCGAGGTGTCCCCTTGCTATAAGTCGAGGTTCGTCTTTATCACCGCCTCAGCCGATCCTGAAAGCGTCAGGTTCATAATGGGACGGGATTTGAAGTTACTCAGAAAACCGGCCCCGATAAACGTAATCAGGCTGAGGGTCCGGGAGATCGTCAATTCAGGGAAGGGTTGA
- a CDS encoding cytochrome b/b6 domain-containing protein codes for MGHIAKADLKEYHVWDRTVRWFHWINFASVLGLIVLGTVILFSKELGIGNDGKVLLKTVHVLTGYVFVVNLAWRIVWGFIGNRYARWRAVLPFGRGYMADLREYSAGFRMGDAPGWLGHNPIGKLMVAALFAVLLAMGGSGLMLAGTDIYYPPFGGSMKSWIAEDRSNLEVIRPYSKENVNEARFNEMRALRKPFITTHETLYYVLLALIAAHIAGAVVTEIRERNGIISAMFTGRKVFGKKPVD; via the coding sequence ATGGGGCATATCGCAAAGGCTGACCTCAAGGAATATCATGTCTGGGACCGCACGGTCCGCTGGTTCCACTGGATAAACTTCGCATCCGTCCTTGGGCTTATCGTCCTCGGGACGGTCATACTCTTCAGCAAGGAGCTGGGGATCGGGAACGACGGCAAGGTGCTCCTTAAGACCGTCCACGTGCTCACGGGCTATGTCTTTGTCGTGAACCTCGCATGGAGGATAGTCTGGGGCTTCATCGGCAACCGCTACGCGAGGTGGAGGGCCGTGCTGCCCTTCGGCAGGGGCTATATGGCCGATTTGAGGGAATACTCGGCAGGCTTCAGGATGGGCGACGCCCCCGGCTGGCTCGGGCATAACCCGATAGGAAAGCTCATGGTCGCGGCCCTCTTCGCGGTCCTCCTTGCGATGGGAGGGTCGGGCCTCATGCTCGCCGGGACGGATATCTACTATCCGCCTTTCGGCGGGAGCATGAAATCATGGATAGCCGAAGACCGGTCCAACCTTGAGGTGATAAGGCCCTACTCGAAAGAGAACGTGAACGAGGCCAGATTCAACGAGATGCGGGCCTTGAGGAAGCCGTTCATAACGACGCACGAAACGCTCTACTACGTCCTTCTCGCCCTAATAGCCGCGCATATAGCCGGCGCAGTCGTGACCGAGATACGGGAAAGAAACGGCATAATCTCCGCCATGTTTACCGGGCGGAAGGTCTTCGGGAAAAAGCCGGTCGATTAA
- a CDS encoding FMN-binding protein has protein sequence MGQKKRPLFLLRFNTARASALKAWSVFLVLAALLVWALPLDAKVFSTRDEALARAFPGLEIQKESVFLKDSDLDEIEKASGVRPGSKLFTYYAARGKAGIEGYAVIESHVVRTKPEAYMAVISPGGELRYVEILAFYEPLEYIPSKRWLDQFRGKRLSESLWINRDIQAITGATLTAFGLTREVRKTLATMEIAVPGGMR, from the coding sequence ATGGGACAGAAAAAAAGACCTCTCTTCCTCCTTCGCTTCAATACGGCCAGGGCGTCCGCATTGAAGGCGTGGTCGGTTTTCCTGGTCCTTGCGGCGCTCCTCGTCTGGGCCTTGCCCCTCGATGCGAAGGTATTTTCGACGAGGGACGAGGCCCTGGCGAGGGCCTTCCCCGGCCTTGAGATACAAAAAGAATCGGTCTTCCTCAAGGACTCGGACCTCGATGAGATCGAGAAGGCCTCAGGGGTGAGGCCGGGCTCAAAGCTCTTCACCTATTACGCGGCCCGAGGAAAAGCCGGCATAGAAGGCTACGCGGTAATAGAGAGCCATGTAGTCAGGACCAAGCCCGAGGCGTACATGGCCGTTATAAGTCCAGGAGGGGAGCTCCGCTATGTCGAGATACTCGCCTTCTACGAGCCGCTCGAATACATACCCTCCAAGAGGTGGCTCGACCAGTTCAGGGGTAAAAGGCTTTCCGAAAGCCTCTGGATAAACAGGGACATACAGGCAATAACCGGGGCGACGCTTACCGCGTTCGGACTAACGAGGGAAGTAAGGAAGACGCTCGCCACAATGGAGATAGCCGTCCCCGGAGGCATGAGATGA
- a CDS encoding Com family DNA-binding transcriptional regulator, producing the protein MNMCVDYEKQMKSEIRCRKCKRLLMKGEVRHIEIKCPKCGLIQEIGTPEAEE; encoded by the coding sequence ATGAACATGTGCGTTGACTACGAGAAGCAGATGAAAAGCGAGATAAGGTGCCGGAAATGCAAAAGGCTCCTCATGAAGGGAGAGGTCAGGCATATCGAGATAAAATGCCCGAAATGCGGCCTCATCCAGGAGATCGGCACGCCTGAGGCCGAAGAATGA
- a CDS encoding SCO family protein, translating to MLRALVFIMIAILALAAPPAPFAEVPAGARLTDRALVDQDGKAFRLSDLYGKPIVLSFVYTDCTHTCGTHTDSLKGAFTSPGSGFGTEFNALTIGFDTANDTPAALKEYGANFTDDFGPWRFATSGQETVDALVKEAGFAYRKTENGFDHPSLAVVIGPDGRVATRLYGNQVDPGELSRAIRLSTDPAAGPAVPASSGIMAFLKSICYTYDEETGTYGPDYGFLAKVGMGLVVYTAFLFFALYIFRSARKRPGL from the coding sequence ATGCTCCGCGCGCTTGTCTTCATAATGATAGCGATACTGGCCCTTGCCGCCCCGCCCGCGCCCTTTGCCGAGGTCCCCGCAGGCGCCCGGCTGACCGACCGCGCGCTCGTGGACCAGGACGGCAAGGCCTTCAGGCTGAGCGATCTCTACGGGAAGCCCATCGTCCTGAGCTTCGTCTACACCGACTGTACACATACCTGCGGGACCCATACCGACAGCCTCAAGGGCGCGTTCACGAGCCCCGGCTCGGGCTTCGGCACTGAATTCAACGCGCTTACAATAGGCTTCGATACGGCGAACGACACCCCGGCTGCCCTCAAGGAGTACGGCGCGAACTTCACGGACGACTTCGGCCCGTGGAGGTTTGCGACATCCGGCCAGGAGACGGTTGACGCGCTCGTAAAGGAGGCGGGCTTCGCGTACAGGAAGACCGAAAACGGCTTCGACCACCCCAGCCTGGCGGTCGTCATCGGGCCCGACGGCAGGGTGGCAACGAGGCTTTACGGCAACCAGGTCGACCCGGGAGAACTCTCCAGGGCAATAAGGCTCTCAACGGACCCGGCGGCCGGGCCGGCTGTCCCGGCGTCCTCGGGCATCATGGCCTTTCTCAAATCCATCTGCTACACCTACGACGAGGAGACCGGGACATACGGCCCCGATTACGGCTTCCTCGCAAAGGTCGGGATGGGGCTCGTGGTCTATACGGCCTTCCTCTTCTTCGCGCTCTACATATTCCGATCGGCAAGGAAAAGGCCCGGCCTTTAG
- the cyoE gene encoding heme o synthase: MRGTMMHIVPSGLRAVAASGAAGLLRQSRCLALLKLRICWLITLTAVVGLMAAPYGFSAEKALYLALATLAAASAASALNHYFDRDIDAVMKRTRGRPLVGACPPSAAPALALVLLAVSAAVSLLKLNYMVVLHLFLGAFVYAVVYTVWLKRRSSLNIVIGGLAGSFAVLAGGASAEPAFCSAPALLAVVLFFWTPSHFWSFAIVHREDYERAGVPMLPNVVGNRKAALWIMGNTAVLVASSFVPVALGLFGALYAAAASVAGGLFLYRSALLVREQSKEAAWRNFKASMAYLAILFAGVMLDALAG; encoded by the coding sequence ATGCGGGGAACGATGATGCATATAGTCCCATCCGGGCTCAGGGCCGTCGCGGCTTCCGGAGCCGCGGGGCTCCTCAGGCAATCGAGGTGCCTGGCCCTTCTGAAGCTCAGGATATGCTGGCTCATAACGCTCACTGCGGTGGTGGGGCTTATGGCCGCGCCGTACGGCTTTTCGGCTGAAAAGGCGCTGTATCTCGCGCTCGCGACGCTGGCCGCGGCCTCGGCGGCGAGCGCGCTCAACCACTATTTCGACAGGGACATAGACGCTGTAATGAAAAGGACCAGGGGCAGGCCGCTCGTCGGGGCCTGCCCGCCTTCGGCAGCCCCGGCGCTCGCCCTTGTCCTCCTTGCCGTTTCGGCGGCGGTCTCGCTACTCAAGCTCAACTACATGGTGGTCCTGCACCTATTCCTGGGCGCGTTCGTCTACGCGGTCGTCTATACGGTGTGGCTCAAAAGAAGGAGCAGCCTCAATATCGTCATAGGCGGCCTCGCCGGCAGCTTCGCCGTGCTCGCCGGAGGGGCGTCGGCCGAGCCGGCCTTCTGCTCTGCGCCTGCCCTGCTCGCGGTGGTGCTCTTTTTCTGGACCCCTTCGCACTTCTGGAGTTTCGCGATAGTGCACAGGGAAGACTACGAGAGGGCGGGGGTGCCGATGCTCCCGAACGTCGTGGGCAACCGGAAGGCGGCCCTCTGGATAATGGGGAATACCGCGGTGCTCGTCGCGTCCTCTTTCGTGCCGGTAGCCCTCGGCCTTTTCGGGGCGCTCTACGCTGCCGCCGCCTCGGTCGCCGGGGGGCTCTTCCTTTACCGGAGCGCGCTCCTCGTAAGAGAGCAGTCAAAGGAAGCCGCATGGAGGAACTTCAAGGCCTCAATGGCGTATCTTGCCATACTCTTCGCAGGCGTAATGCTGGACGCCCTGGCAGGATAG
- a CDS encoding cbb3-type cytochrome c oxidase subunit I, translating into MSSTMVTGSVETHHAAGSGFSLKEWVFTTDHKRVAVLYMVGAFAAFLIAGIMAILMRTELASLGPTVTDNPSTYNTWLYFHGAAMILGYQIPALTGFFANYYVPLMIGAKDVAFPRVNALSVWLFWMGLVVALLTFVIPDPPDIMWTGYPPYSILTGGNTAFYTFTVLLMGFSSIAAGVNFLTTIIYMRAPGLTWSKLNIFIWCTLAAFIIQIIFVPILGVAVTMLSLDKYLGTHFFNAAAGGSALIYENLFWFYSHPAVYVIFLPAVGLIYEIVATFARNRIFNHMKMVYYGIFGVLALTGLVWAHHLYIAGIPNWMVLVHVFTTLLISIPVGLLMIGLVGTLYKGSIQYSTPMLYAAGFLFLFLIGGLTGIPNAMSAIYMHLTDTYWMPGHFHYVMAVSMTTAILGGTYYVLPKMTGRMYSETLGKLGFILFFIGVNITFMFTLLMGVKGLPRRYYDYQQFPELEWMQQWATIGSYIILLGALVVLVSWLHCVFFGKKVGPNPWGSRSLEWTHAPSPPPPGNFGGEVKVPEDWSPYGYGK; encoded by the coding sequence ATGAGCTCAACCATGGTCACCGGTTCCGTTGAAACGCACCACGCGGCCGGCTCCGGTTTCAGTTTGAAGGAATGGGTCTTCACTACCGACCACAAGAGGGTCGCGGTGCTCTACATGGTAGGCGCCTTCGCCGCCTTCCTTATAGCGGGCATAATGGCCATCCTCATGAGGACGGAGCTCGCGAGCCTCGGCCCTACCGTTACCGACAACCCGAGCACCTATAACACATGGCTCTACTTCCATGGGGCCGCGATGATACTCGGCTACCAGATACCGGCCCTCACCGGGTTTTTCGCCAACTACTACGTCCCCCTCATGATAGGCGCGAAGGACGTGGCGTTCCCGAGGGTGAACGCGTTGAGCGTCTGGCTCTTCTGGATGGGCCTTGTGGTGGCGCTACTCACCTTCGTAATACCCGACCCGCCGGACATAATGTGGACGGGGTACCCGCCGTACTCCATACTCACCGGCGGGAACACGGCCTTCTACACCTTCACAGTGCTCCTGATGGGCTTTTCCTCCATAGCGGCGGGCGTGAACTTCCTTACGACCATAATCTACATGAGGGCGCCCGGCCTGACCTGGAGCAAGCTCAATATCTTCATCTGGTGCACGCTGGCGGCCTTCATCATTCAGATAATCTTCGTCCCGATACTGGGCGTGGCGGTCACGATGCTCTCGCTCGACAAGTATCTCGGCACGCACTTCTTCAACGCCGCCGCCGGCGGGAGCGCCCTCATATACGAGAACCTCTTCTGGTTCTATTCGCACCCGGCGGTCTACGTCATATTCCTCCCCGCGGTCGGTCTCATATACGAGATAGTGGCCACCTTCGCGAGGAACAGGATATTCAACCACATGAAGATGGTCTACTACGGCATCTTCGGCGTCCTGGCGCTAACGGGCCTCGTCTGGGCCCACCACCTCTACATCGCGGGCATACCCAACTGGATGGTCCTCGTGCATGTATTCACAACGCTTCTGATAAGCATCCCTGTGGGGCTCCTCATGATAGGGCTCGTCGGCACGCTCTACAAGGGCTCCATCCAGTACTCGACGCCGATGCTCTACGCCGCAGGGTTCCTCTTCCTTTTCCTCATAGGGGGCCTGACCGGCATACCGAACGCCATGTCCGCCATTTACATGCACCTCACGGACACCTACTGGATGCCCGGCCACTTCCATTACGTCATGGCGGTTTCCATGACTACCGCGATCCTCGGCGGCACCTATTACGTGCTCCCCAAGATGACCGGCAGGATGTACAGCGAAACGCTTGGGAAGCTCGGCTTCATTCTCTTCTTCATTGGCGTGAACATAACCTTCATGTTCACTCTCCTGATGGGGGTTAAGGGCCTTCCGAGGAGGTATTACGACTACCAGCAGTTCCCCGAGCTCGAATGGATGCAGCAGTGGGCGACCATCGGCTCGTATATAATACTACTGGGGGCGCTCGTTGTGCTCGTCTCCTGGCTGCACTGCGTCTTTTTCGGCAAGAAGGTCGGGCCCAACCCCTGGGGCTCGCGCTCGCTCGAATGGACGCACGCTCCCTCGCCCCCTCCGCCCGGCAACTTCGGCGGGGAGGTGAAGGTACCGGAGGACTGGAGCCCTTACGGATACGGCAAATAG
- the coxB gene encoding cytochrome c oxidase subunit II, which translates to MKTFKRLIAGGALLLPAAASEAAEGGGAVPDITEGWHHLWQELILDITIIGVIFAAVTLYLLIKYRRRREGEEGKGSSLSPLASLGWVLIPAFIFLADDVYLAAKNFELWNKMREVPEGAYEVKVESYMWGWDITYPGGATATNELRVPEGTPIKVSLSSRDVLHSFFIPDFKVKWDTVPGMDTYIWFYPKKAGEHVMTCAEFCGVLHSSMHGKVIVMPEAEFKKWIEENTPRNKEA; encoded by the coding sequence ATGAAGACATTCAAGCGGCTCATCGCGGGGGGCGCCCTCCTCCTTCCCGCCGCGGCCTCCGAGGCTGCGGAGGGCGGCGGGGCAGTGCCGGACATAACCGAGGGCTGGCACCACCTCTGGCAGGAGCTCATTCTCGATATTACCATAATAGGCGTCATCTTCGCGGCCGTGACGCTGTATCTCCTTATTAAGTACAGGAGGAGGAGGGAAGGGGAGGAGGGGAAGGGCTCAAGTCTCTCGCCCCTGGCCTCGCTGGGCTGGGTGCTCATACCCGCGTTCATCTTCCTCGCGGACGACGTCTACCTGGCCGCCAAGAACTTCGAGCTGTGGAACAAGATGAGGGAAGTGCCGGAAGGGGCCTACGAGGTCAAGGTCGAGTCCTACATGTGGGGCTGGGACATAACCTACCCGGGCGGGGCGACCGCCACGAACGAGCTCAGGGTGCCGGAGGGCACGCCCATAAAGGTCTCGCTCTCGAGCAGGGACGTCCTCCACAGCTTCTTCATACCTGATTTCAAGGTCAAGTGGGACACGGTCCCGGGCATGGACACCTACATCTGGTTCTACCCGAAGAAGGCGGGCGAGCACGTCATGACCTGCGCGGAGTTCTGCGGGGTGCTGCATTCGAGCATGCACGGCAAGGTCATCGTGATGCCCGAGGCCGAGTTTAAAAAATGGATAGAGGAGAACACTCCTCGGAATAAAGAAGCTTAG
- a CDS encoding heme-copper oxidase subunit III has product MNGHAHELKWHTSYWPLLVSVGILFLAPLAFGFYFVYKMPMAALICLGIGTPLVLISIVGWVREGLEDEHGYSMGLSVWAMPFFIVAEAFLFVGFFAAYWVTRLTAPFWPPPGTPDISMALPVVMTFILVASSFTIHLAEGKIEDEHYDRKGFIFWLVVTMVLGTVFLGISAFEWTEFYHHGFTFGTNVFSSSFFSITGFHGSHVLVGLALFLCILLPALSGKVNKAFVKSASVYWHFVDVVWFFVVSQLYFW; this is encoded by the coding sequence ATGAACGGGCACGCGCATGAACTGAAGTGGCACACCAGTTACTGGCCTCTCCTGGTGAGCGTGGGGATACTCTTCCTCGCGCCGCTGGCCTTCGGCTTCTATTTCGTCTACAAGATGCCGATGGCGGCCTTGATCTGCCTCGGGATAGGGACCCCCCTGGTGCTCATATCCATCGTAGGCTGGGTCAGGGAGGGGCTGGAGGACGAGCACGGGTACTCGATGGGCTTAAGCGTCTGGGCGATGCCGTTTTTCATAGTGGCCGAGGCCTTCCTTTTCGTAGGCTTTTTCGCGGCATACTGGGTGACGAGGCTTACGGCCCCCTTCTGGCCGCCGCCGGGCACCCCGGATATATCGATGGCGCTGCCGGTCGTCATGACTTTCATACTGGTGGCCTCGAGCTTCACCATCCACCTCGCCGAGGGGAAGATCGAGGACGAGCATTACGACAGGAAGGGGTTCATCTTCTGGCTGGTGGTCACGATGGTATTGGGCACGGTCTTCCTCGGCATATCCGCCTTCGAGTGGACCGAGTTCTACCACCACGGCTTCACCTTCGGCACGAACGTCTTCTCGTCGTCTTTCTTCTCCATAACGGGTTTCCACGGCTCGCACGTCCTGGTGGGGCTTGCGCTATTCCTGTGCATACTGCTGCCGGCGCTCTCGGGCAAGGTCAACAAGGCCTTCGTAAAATCGGCATCGGTCTACTGGCACTTCGTGGACGTAGTCTGGTTCTTCGTGGTCTCGCAGCTCTATTTCTGGTAG
- a CDS encoding Rrf2 family transcriptional regulator, with protein MFRFSKGSGYAIAGLVYISTSKASDYTGIDEISRATGISKQYLAKLFRTLASRGIIRSARGRDGGFMLDRDPGAITLLEVVEAIDGPVEAGCAIKDGDCSDLSECLLHAVLKRCSLSVAGILASESIGGIGPGFFCK; from the coding sequence TTGTTCAGGTTCAGCAAAGGTTCCGGTTACGCGATAGCCGGTCTCGTGTACATATCCACCAGCAAGGCATCCGATTACACCGGGATAGACGAGATATCGAGGGCCACGGGGATTTCGAAGCAGTACCTCGCGAAGCTCTTCCGGACGCTCGCATCAAGGGGCATCATCAGGTCGGCAAGGGGTAGGGACGGCGGGTTCATGCTCGACAGGGACCCGGGCGCCATCACCCTCCTCGAGGTCGTGGAGGCCATAGACGGCCCGGTCGAGGCAGGGTGCGCCATAAAGGACGGCGATTGCTCGGACCTTTCCGAATGCCTGCTGCACGCCGTGCTTAAAAGGTGTTCGTTGAGCGTCGCGGGCATCCTCGCATCCGAGAGCATCGGGGGGATAGGGCCCGGTTTTTTTTGCAAATAA
- a CDS encoding sigma-54 dependent transcriptional regulator, whose protein sequence is MARILVLDDDRVFRKTLCMALSARGHDVKPAATGDEALAIASSSPFDAAIIDMMMPGMNGFEVLSRLRVARPATACIILTGYGSIADAVTAMKLGGYNYLTKPCSIDEIEKVLSGMTPADGPEPACQGMAGSSPAMKEVARFVLRVKDTGLPVLISGESGTGKELVARALHFESVRKEMPFIAVNCASLKAGLLENELFGHVKGAFTGALDSKDGLLRAADNGTLFIDEIGDMELPVQAMLLRFMETGSFRPLGSNREMSVNTRIVAAINKDIEKEVAAGRFRLDFYYRLNVCRVHIPPLRERPEDIPALASFFLERASKARGKRLCFGQGALDILKAHNWPGNVRELKNLIESAAVMSTGEAITEGLLSDSLKRRRSGPLARPETGTLECSERDCIAGVLEANGWNVSRSARVLRIDRRTLQRKIAKYGLRQGGPA, encoded by the coding sequence ATGGCGCGCATACTGGTCCTCGACGACGACAGGGTCTTCAGGAAAACGCTCTGCATGGCGCTCTCCGCCCGCGGACACGACGTTAAGCCCGCGGCTACAGGCGACGAGGCGCTCGCGATCGCCTCGTCTTCGCCCTTTGACGCCGCCATTATAGACATGATGATGCCCGGCATGAACGGCTTCGAGGTGCTTTCAAGGCTCCGGGTGGCCAGGCCCGCCACGGCCTGCATCATACTTACAGGGTACGGCTCCATAGCCGACGCGGTGACCGCCATGAAGCTCGGCGGCTATAACTACCTCACGAAACCGTGCTCCATAGACGAGATAGAGAAGGTGCTCTCGGGCATGACCCCGGCGGACGGGCCCGAGCCCGCCTGCCAGGGCATGGCAGGGTCGAGCCCCGCCATGAAGGAGGTCGCGAGGTTCGTGCTGCGGGTAAAGGACACGGGCCTTCCTGTGCTCATCTCCGGCGAGAGCGGCACGGGAAAGGAGCTTGTTGCGCGCGCCCTCCATTTCGAGAGCGTGAGAAAGGAGATGCCCTTCATCGCCGTGAACTGCGCCTCTTTGAAAGCGGGCCTCCTGGAGAACGAGCTCTTCGGGCACGTAAAGGGCGCGTTCACGGGCGCGCTGGACTCGAAGGACGGGTTGCTGCGGGCAGCCGACAACGGCACCCTCTTCATCGACGAGATAGGCGACATGGAACTCCCGGTGCAGGCCATGCTCTTGAGGTTCATGGAGACGGGCTCGTTCCGGCCACTGGGCTCGAACCGCGAGATGAGCGTAAACACCCGGATAGTGGCGGCCATCAACAAGGACATTGAAAAGGAGGTTGCGGCCGGGAGGTTCAGGCTGGACTTCTATTACAGGCTGAACGTATGCAGGGTCCATATACCGCCGCTCAGGGAAAGGCCCGAGGACATACCGGCGCTCGCGTCCTTTTTCCTTGAGCGGGCTTCTAAGGCGCGCGGGAAAAGGCTCTGCTTCGGCCAGGGCGCGCTCGATATCCTTAAAGCCCACAACTGGCCGGGTAACGTAAGGGAGCTTAAGAACCTCATTGAAAGCGCGGCGGTCATGAGCACGGGCGAGGCCATAACAGAGGGCCTGCTTTCGGATTCGCTCAAAAGACGCCGCTCCGGTCCCCTGGCGCGCCCGGAAACAGGCACGCTCGAATGCTCCGAGAGGGACTGCATAGCAGGCGTCCTTGAGGCCAACGGCTGGAACGTAAGCCGCTCGGCACGGGTCCTCAGGATAGACCGCCGCACCCTCCAGAGGAAGATCGCCAAGTACGGCTTGAGGCAGGGCGGCCCCGCCTGA
- a CDS encoding ATP-binding protein — MKIEEALDSLDAALLYIDCRHQIQWMNRRAAEWFGARTGRRRACYRVASRGLEFCAICPTGRAIECGAPAHYEFTLEGDGGPRELEVVAVPAGGKGGAPGSVFEIIMDVTGKGLIRIKQEELMEKVEKMAAIGQLAAGIAHELNTPLGTISIISDEIARMVERGGSQDLPREVLSEHLSDMKGEIERCRGIINDLLGFSQAGATRLQPTDINPLVQRALKFATRGEGSKSVELSTSLDPEIPLASTDPDRFRQVLFNVVRNAMDAVEENGGGKVSVSTSFSGFVRVSVSDDGPGIPRELLKRVFEPFFTTKPVGKGTGLGLSVSYGIMRDLKGEIRIESRPGLTRVDLLLPPAADGSGKGAG; from the coding sequence ATGAAGATCGAGGAAGCGCTCGACAGCCTGGATGCCGCGCTGCTCTATATAGACTGCCGGCACCAGATACAGTGGATGAACCGGAGGGCCGCCGAGTGGTTCGGGGCCCGGACGGGCAGGAGAAGGGCCTGCTACAGGGTCGCGAGCAGGGGGTTGGAGTTCTGCGCCATCTGCCCCACCGGGCGAGCCATCGAATGCGGCGCGCCCGCCCACTACGAGTTCACGCTCGAGGGCGACGGCGGGCCGCGCGAGCTCGAGGTGGTTGCCGTCCCTGCGGGCGGCAAGGGCGGCGCCCCGGGCAGCGTCTTCGAGATCATAATGGACGTGACCGGAAAGGGGCTCATAAGGATCAAGCAGGAGGAGCTTATGGAGAAGGTCGAGAAGATGGCCGCCATAGGCCAGCTTGCCGCCGGCATAGCCCATGAGCTCAATACCCCCCTCGGCACCATCTCGATAATCTCCGACGAAATAGCGCGCATGGTGGAAAGGGGCGGCTCTCAGGACCTCCCTCGGGAGGTCCTGAGCGAGCACCTCTCAGACATGAAGGGCGAGATAGAAAGGTGCAGGGGCATAATAAACGACCTCCTGGGTTTCTCGCAGGCCGGGGCCACTCGCCTTCAGCCGACCGACATAAACCCGCTCGTCCAGAGGGCCTTGAAGTTCGCCACCAGGGGGGAGGGGTCGAAATCGGTCGAGCTTTCCACCAGCCTCGATCCCGAAATACCGCTTGCCTCCACGGACCCGGACAGGTTCAGGCAGGTCCTCTTTAACGTCGTAAGGAACGCGATGGACGCGGTCGAGGAGAACGGGGGCGGAAAGGTTTCGGTTTCTACCTCCTTCTCCGGCTTCGTGCGGGTGAGCGTGTCGGACGACGGTCCAGGCATCCCCAGGGAGCTCTTAAAGAGGGTCTTCGAGCCCTTCTTCACGACAAAGCCGGTCGGCAAGGGCACGGGCCTCGGCCTCTCCGTGAGCTACGGCATAATGCGCGACCTTAAGGGCGAGATACGGATAGAGAGCAGGCCCGGCCTCACCAGGGTGGACCTCCTCCTGCCCCCGGCTGCCGATGGTAGCGGAAAGGGGGCAGGCTGA